The following coding sequences lie in one Chthonomonadales bacterium genomic window:
- a CDS encoding DnaJ domain-containing protein: MPVTYQDYYQTLGVPRDATTEQIQAAYRQLARKHHPDVSKEPDAEERFKQINEAYEVLRDAEKRRQFDALGAGWREGQEFRPPPEWAQGPNVRYRAVDLDDLNGGGFSDFFATLFGGRGAAPGSAAGARPVWRMRGQDVESELTIPLEEAYRGGTRTLTLHQLAPDGDGQTRTATRSLEVRIPAGAHDGTVLRLAGQGGPGAGGGEAGDLFIRLRLAPHPVFRVDGRDLTADLPVTPWEAALGAEVPVATLDGTVQARLPAGTSSGKRLRLKGLGLPDRQGRRGDLYGAVRVEVPPTLSERERALFEELRSASSFDPRRRG, translated from the coding sequence ATGCCCGTCACCTACCAGGACTACTACCAGACGCTCGGCGTGCCGCGCGACGCCACCACGGAGCAGATTCAGGCGGCCTACCGCCAGCTTGCGCGCAAGCACCACCCGGACGTGAGCAAGGAGCCGGACGCCGAGGAGCGCTTCAAGCAGATCAACGAGGCCTACGAGGTGCTGCGCGACGCGGAGAAGCGCCGCCAGTTCGACGCGCTGGGCGCCGGCTGGCGCGAGGGGCAGGAGTTCCGCCCGCCGCCAGAGTGGGCGCAGGGCCCCAACGTGCGCTACCGCGCCGTGGACCTCGACGACCTCAACGGCGGCGGCTTCAGCGACTTCTTCGCCACGCTGTTCGGCGGCCGCGGCGCCGCACCGGGCAGCGCCGCCGGAGCGCGGCCGGTCTGGCGCATGCGCGGGCAGGACGTGGAGAGCGAGTTGACGATCCCGCTGGAGGAGGCCTACCGAGGCGGCACCCGCACTCTGACCCTCCACCAACTGGCGCCCGACGGGGACGGGCAAACGCGGACGGCGACGCGCAGCCTGGAGGTGCGAATCCCCGCGGGCGCTCACGACGGCACGGTGCTGCGCCTGGCCGGCCAGGGCGGTCCCGGCGCGGGCGGCGGCGAGGCCGGCGACCTCTTCATACGCTTGCGGCTCGCGCCGCATCCCGTGTTCCGGGTTGACGGCCGCGACCTGACGGCGGACCTGCCCGTCACTCCCTGGGAGGCCGCGCTGGGAGCCGAGGTTCCGGTGGCCACGCTGGACGGAACGGTCCAGGCGCGCCTGCCAGCGGGCACGAGCTCCGGCAAGCGCCTGCGCCTGAAGGGGCTCGGCCTGCCCGACCGGCAGGGCCGGCGCGGCGACCTCTACGGCGCGGTGCGCGTGGAGGTGCCGCCGACGCTCAGCGAGCGGGAGCGCGCTCTCTTCGAGGAGCTGCGATCGGCCTCGAGCTTTGACCCGCGGCGGCGCGGCTGA
- a CDS encoding HspR protein: MLVSYRAARVAVGELLDCDALAGAAGLHPELVRRLYRLGLVVAEEHRGGEPLFAAAAAVRRLRRATRLHADLGVGWAALGLVVDLLERVEALESRLRELEDEGE, encoded by the coding sequence ATGCTGGTGAGCTACCGCGCGGCGCGGGTGGCGGTGGGCGAGCTGCTGGACTGCGACGCGCTTGCCGGCGCTGCCGGGCTGCATCCGGAGCTGGTGCGCCGTCTCTACCGCCTGGGGCTGGTGGTAGCAGAGGAGCACCGGGGCGGCGAGCCGCTCTTCGCGGCGGCGGCTGCCGTGCGCCGGTTGCGTCGGGCGACGCGCCTGCACGCGGACCTCGGCGTGGGCTGGGCGGCGCTCGGACTGGTGGTGGACCTGCTGGAGCGCGTGGAGGCGCTGGAATCCAGGCTGCGCGAGCTCGAGGACGAGGGCGAGTAA